A genomic segment from Corylus avellana chromosome ca5, CavTom2PMs-1.0 encodes:
- the LOC132182675 gene encoding E3 ubiquitin-protein ligase At3g02290-like — protein sequence MGAVCCCLNAESFEDYVNPTSSVYRNCICLNCFVQNLLNVYSSLFRRGEMHSISSSIQGAASMTSAASLDNSLSDMYRSPPRPLPYDADPRYFRLQRDGLVSRREKGSSHSHEETEPLRGDVDADPESLNSGDKWNESACEDGSKEYRSKSSLKLSSAKTATGVVNIYTSSEEEDVCPTCLEEYTSENPKIMTKCSHHFHLGCIYEWMERSESCPVCGKVMVFDETT from the exons ATGGGTGCTGTCTGTTGCTGTTTGAATGCTGAGAGTTTCGAAGATTATGTGAATCCAACTAGTTCTGTGTATAGGAACTGTATATGTCTGAATTGCTTTGTTCAGAATCTCTTAAATGTG TATTCATCACTATTTAGAAGAGGGGAAATGCATTCCATCTCTTCATCTATTCAGGGGGCGGCATCTATGACTTCTGCTGCATCACTAGACAACTCTCTGTCTGACATGTATCGCTCTCCTCCAAGGCCTTTGCCTTATGATGCTGACCCCAGATATTTCCGCTTGCAGCGGGATGGACTGGTTTCAAGACGTGAGAAGGGTTCAAGTCATTCACATGAGGAGACAGAACCTCTTAGAGGTGATGTTGATGCAGATCCAGAATCTTTAAATTCAGGAGACAAATGGAATGAATCTGCATGTGAAGATGGATCAAAAGAATACCGTTCTAAGTCCTCACTTAAGCTCTCATCGGCGAAAACTGCAACTGGAGTTGTGAATATTTATACATCATCAGAAGAGGAGGATGTTTGTCCTACCTGTCTTGAAG AATATACTTCGGAGAACCCCAAGATAATGACCAAATGCTCTCATCATTTTCACCTTGGTTGCATTTATGAATGGATGGAGAGAAGTGAAAGCTGTCCAGTTTGTGGCAAG GTGATGGTCTTCGATGAAACAACGTAA
- the LOC132182365 gene encoding uncharacterized protein LOC132182365 codes for MRLVSLHKAPASHLFQKPCRYKGIMSQSVGNSTEKKLIKIDISSDTVCPWCFVGKRNLDKAIAAASKDQYGFEVRWHPFQLNPSAPKEGINKKEYYRTKFGSQSERLEARMSEVFKSHGLEYNLSGLTGNTLDSHRLMYFAGQQGLDKQHNLMEELSLGYFTQGKYIGDQEFLVESAKKVGIEGAAEFLQDPNNGLKEVKEELDKYSANITGVPYFVINGIQKLSGAQPPEVFLRAFEVVTN; via the exons ATGCGTTTGGTGTCTCTCCACAAAGCCCCAGCTTCCCATCTCTTCCAG AAACCTTGCAGATACAAAGGGATCATGTCTCAGTCTGTTGGAAACAGTACTGAGAAAAAGCTGATTAAAATTGATATCAGCTCGGACACTGTGTGCCCATGGTGCTTTGTGGGCAAAAGAAATCTTGACAAAGCTATAGCTGCTGCATCTAAGGATCAATATGGCTTTGag GTTAGATGGCATCCATTTCAACTTAATCCTTCTGCCCCTAAAGAAGGCATCAATAAGAAAGAGTATTACAGGACAAAATTTGGATCTCAATCTGAGAGGTTGGAAGCTCGGATGTCAGAG GTTTTTAAGAGCCATGGACTGGAATATAACCTGTCGGGACTCAC GGGAAATACTCTAGACAGCCACAGGCTTATGTATTTTGCTGGGCAACAGGGTCTTGATAAGCAACATAATCTTATGGAGGAGCTGTCCCTAGGCTACTTCACTCAAGGAAAATACATTGGTGACCA GGAATTTCTCGTGGAATCTGCGAAAAAGGTTGGGATAGAAGGGGCAGCGGAGTTTCTTCAAGACCCCAACAATGGGTTAAAAGAG GTTAAGGAGGAACTCGATAAGTACTCGGCAAACATTACAGGAGTCCCATATTTTGTG ATCAATGGAATCCAGAAGCTGAGTGGTGCCCAACCCCCTGAGGTCTTCCTGAGAGCTTTTGAAGTAGTCACCAATTGA
- the LOC132181225 gene encoding ultraviolet-B receptor UVR8, protein MDIDEIFGTNRPGNLPTKSAIFVWGYNQSGQTGRRGKECQLRIPKQLPPELFGCPAGFNSRWLDIACGREHTAAVTSDGSLFTWGANSFGQLGDGTEERRKHPKKVKQLQTEFVKSVSCGAHCTACIAEPRENDGTLSTSRLWVWGQNQGSNFPRLYWGAFTPNTMIRQVSCGAVHVVALSEDGLLQAWGYNEYGQLGRGLTCEGLQGARVINAYAKFLDEAPELVKITQVSCGEYHTAAVSENGEVYTWGRGNMGQLGHCSLQSGDKELLPRRVVALDGIFIKDVACGGVHTCAMTLKGALYAWGGGQVGQLGLGPQTGFFSCIPNESETFLRNFPVLVVPNGVQLVACGHSHTLISMRDGRIHGWGYNNYGQAANEKSTYAWYPSPVDWCVGEVRKLAAGGGHSAVLTDACSLKELCEFRLADSVTLLNASDVEDVASRTGSDALARLCERLREHMLDGGDCEHEDEFNGVQN, encoded by the exons ATGGATATTGATGAAATTTTTGGCACTAACCGACCCGGAAACCTTCCAACAAAGAGTGCAATTTTTGTATGGGGGTATAATCAGTCGGGGCAGACGGGTAGGAGGGGCAAAGAGTGCCAATTGAGGATCCCTAAGCAGCTCCCTCCCGAGCTTTTTGGGTGCCCGGCCGGATTCAATTCGCGATGGTTGGATATTGCTTGTGGTCGTGAGCATACTGCGGCCGTGACCTCCGATGGGTCACTTTTCACTTGGG GTGCTAATAGCTTTGGTCAATTGGGAGATGGAACTGAGGAGAGAAGGAAGCACCCTAAGAAAGTGAAACAATTGCAGACGGAGTTTGTGAAATCTGTTTCGTGTGGAGCACATTGCACTGCTTGTATTGCCGAGCCTCGTGAAAATGATGGAACCCTCTCGACAAGTAGACTCTGGGTTTGGGGCCAAAATCAG GGATCGAATTTTCCTCGCTTATATTGGGGGGCCTTTACACCTAATACG ATGATCCGTCAAGTGTCCTGTGGAGCAGTGCATGTGGTGGCCTTATCTGAGGATGGCTTGCTACAAGCGTGGG GCTACAATGAATATGGTCAGCTTGGCAGAGGTCTTACCTGTGAAGGACTACAGGGAGCTCGTGTAATAAATGCTTATGCGAAGTTCCTTGATGAGGCTCCTGAGCTTGTGAAGATTACCCAAGTGTCATGCGGGGAGTACCACACAGCAGCAGTATCTGAAAATGGCGAGGT CTATACTTGGGGGCGAGGAAATATGGGTCAACTTGGGCATTGTTCCCTCCAGTCCGGTGATAAAGAGCTATTGCCAAGGAGAGTGGTTGCCCTTGATGGAATATTCATAAAGGATGTTGCATGTGGTGGTGTACATACATGCGCTATGACTTTGAAGGGAGCTCTTTATGCTTGGGGTGGTGGTCAAGTAGGGCAATTAGGCCTTGGCCCCCAAACAGGATTCTTTTCATGCATTCCTAATGAATCGGAGACATTTCTCCGCAATTTCCCTGTTTTGGTTGTTCCAAATGGCGTGCAACTTGTAGCATGTGGACATTCCCATACACTTATTTCCATGAGGGATGGAAGAATTCATGGATGGGGCTACAATAACTATGGTCAGGCAGCTAACGAGAAATCTACCTATGCTTGGTATCCATCTCCAGTTGATTG GTGTGTTGGGGAAGTGCGGAAATTAGCAGCTGGTGGTGGTCATTCAGCTGTGTTGACTGATGCATGTTCCTTAAAAGAGTTGTGTGAGTTTAGGCTTGCAGATAGTGTGACTCTACTGAATGCTTCTGATGTCGAGGATGTTGCTTCCAGAACAGGATCAGATGCTTTAGCACGCCTTTGTGAGAGATTGAG GGAGCATATGCTTGACGGTGGTGATTGTGAACATGAAGATGAATTCAATGGCGTGCAGAACTGA